One Planctomicrobium piriforme genomic window, ACGACTGAAAACGACCAACGCTTTCGGCGATCACAACGGGGATGGCCTGCACGAAGAGATTTACTCCTACGGCACGCGGTCGTTCACAATCTGGTCGGCGGATGTGCAGAAGGTGTTCGACAGCGGCGATCAGTTCGACCGACTGACCGCCGAACAGCATCCCGCACTGTTCAACTCTGACCATGAAGCCAGCGAACTCGACGGTCGCAGCGACTCCAAAGGGTGCGAGCCGGAATCGGTGACCACCGGAGTCATTAACGGGCGGACTTATGCCTTTGTCGCCCTGGAACGGATCAGCGGGATCGCCGTCTACGACGTGACAAATCCTGCCGAGCCCGTGTTTGAAACGTATTTCAACAATCGCACCCAGGATCGACACGGCGGAGACCTCGGACCAGAAGGGGTGCTGTTCGTCACCGCCGAAGCCAGTCCGACAGGCCGTCCGTTGCTGATTGTGTCTTATGAAGTCAGCGGGACCACCCGGTTTTTCGATCTGCAATCGACTGAGTCTGCCGCCGAGCGCACTCTTTCGGCAGCGGAAACCGAGTCGCGCTGACGGCGTTTCAGCTGAGTTTTGTTTTTGGAGCAGATGTCCTGCTCTCCCCGCTTCAAGGCCTGCGGGGCCATTTTGTCACGGGCCGGTCGCAGGCTCGGGTCATTCGAATTTTCGTCAGTTAAAGGAAAAAGTGACATGTCACTCAATCGTGCTCGAATTCGACGCGGTTTCACGTTGATCGAACTGCTGGTGGTCATCGCGATCATCGCGATTCTCATTGCTCTGCTGCTGCCGGCCGTGCAACAGGCCCGTGAAGCAGCCCGTCGCTCGCAGTGCAAGAACAACCTCAAGCAGCTCGGCCTGGCCCTGCACAACTACCACGATACGCACAGCGTCTTCCCGCCGGGCGCACTGGCTCTGAACATCACCAACGGCGTGGCTTACAAGTCGGGCGATACAGAACCGGGCCGGACGGCCGTCGGCGGCGGCTGGGGCTGGACCGTGTTCGTGATGCCGATGCTCGATCAGGCTCCGCTGTACGCTGCCCTGAATCCGAACGGCAACAACTTCCCGACGACAGCGAACGCGACCACCAAGACCGTGCTATCGGTCTTCCTGTGCCCGTCTGATCCTTCTGGTGAAATCGTGACGTCGACCGCCCTTGGCGGCGACGGCGCGACCCAGGGTCATGCCCGTTCCAACTACCCCGCCATTTACGGCAGCGGCAGCGTGGAATATGTCCACGTCGATGCCGACGCGACGAAGGGGATGTTCTGGTACAACAGCAAGGTCCGCATCCGCGATGTCACCGACGGTCTCAGCAACTCGCTGGCAATCACCGAACGGAAATGGGACGGCGGCGACTCGGAAACCCGTCGCGGCGCAGTGTGGGTTGGAAAATGTGCAGGCGGCCCGGCCAATGCCGGTAACAAATATGCGAATCTGGTTCGCGCCGATAATGACCCGGACTGGCTGGTCAACGCGAACAACAAAATCACTCCCGCCAACTCCACCAACGCCGCTAGCAGCCAGCATGTCGGCGGCGTGCAGTTCCTGATGGGAGACGGCTCGGTCCGCTTCCTCAGCGAAAACACGAGCGGCGCGACTTACAAACTGCTCGGCCAGAAGGCTGACGGCGAAATCATCGGCGAATTCTAGAGCAGTTTGCTCTACCGGGCGCCCGCGTTGTACGCGGTCTCAGCAAATGAATTGTTGAATTCCGCGGGGTGAGACCGGGCAATTCATTGTATGAATTGCTCTAGCCTCGATCCCGGGGAAGTGTGGCGGATGATGGACGCGACGCTTTCATGAGGTGCGCTCCAATCCGATCGCTCAAGTTTGAGCTGGCATTGAAGTCAACAAGGCGGCAGGTCACTTGCGACCCGTCGCCTTGTTCGTTTTGACAAATCGGGTACCGCCCCCTTTTGATATCATCCGAATCATGTCGAATCGAAATTCAGGAATCGGATCGCTGTTGCTAAGCGTCTTCTGCATTGCCTGGCTGGGATGCGGCGAGCCAGGCGTGGAACTCGTTCCCGTGACCGGGTCGGTCACGCTCAACGGCCTGCCGCTTTCCGATGCGGTGATCACGTTTTTCCCTGAGAACGGCGAAACGTCGCAGGGCCGTACGCGGGAAGACGGTTCTTACGAACTCACTTACCTTGGTCACGCCCAGGGCGCCG contains:
- a CDS encoding carboxypeptidase regulatory-like domain-containing protein, with protein sequence MSNRNSGIGSLLLSVFCIAWLGCGEPGVELVPVTGSVTLNGLPLSDAVITFFPENGETSQGRTREDGSYELTYLGHAQGAVPGRHTVFISTFVEADPDADDPLKQSGREELVPEKYNSATMLHVEVIHSQKEPIDFVLEGASPEKMPGE
- a CDS encoding DUF1559 domain-containing protein, whose translation is MSLNRARIRRGFTLIELLVVIAIIAILIALLLPAVQQAREAARRSQCKNNLKQLGLALHNYHDTHSVFPPGALALNITNGVAYKSGDTEPGRTAVGGGWGWTVFVMPMLDQAPLYAALNPNGNNFPTTANATTKTVLSVFLCPSDPSGEIVTSTALGGDGATQGHARSNYPAIYGSGSVEYVHVDADATKGMFWYNSKVRIRDVTDGLSNSLAITERKWDGGDSETRRGAVWVGKCAGGPANAGNKYANLVRADNDPDWLVNANNKITPANSTNAASSQHVGGVQFLMGDGSVRFLSENTSGATYKLLGQKADGEIIGEF